Part of the Ancylothrix sp. D3o genome is shown below.
CGAGGGATGGCTAAACAACCCATAGTGTTAGCAATTGCTTTTCCTCTATGGATTCATTTATTGATGGCGTTAGCCACCAAAAGCTTTTACGGATAGATGTGGGGGATACTTTCCGGAAATAATTGCCAGGAAATCAATAGTAGGGAGTAGCTTGGTTACATCGACATTTCCGCTAAAAACATTTGTTTACTAAAATAATTGAGGTAAAAAATATGGTGGTAAATAATGGCAGAGTAGATAATCAAGAATCTGATTTTAGTGATGGATTACCTGGTGATACCACGCCCCACTCGTTTAATGTAGAGGGACTGACGAGGGAAGATTTATTGAAGTGGTTTTCACCAGAGACAATACCGGCTAGTGTTGAGGAATTCAAACAACAGATACTAGAAACAGCAAAAAGTGTGGGGATGGATGAGGATGATCCTGCTTTTGGGCAAGCTTTAGCTCAAATGCGGTTGGATTTGTTAATCCGGTTAATGCCGTTAATTTTTGATAAAGTTTTCTTCAATTGGTTGGAAGCTGTACGAGAAGTCAAAGAAGAGCAGAAAGAATGGTTAGATGAAGTCAAAGAGGAAATTATGGCATACCAAGAGGCCGGTGTGATGGGGATGCGGTCAGCAATTGCCAGAGCAGTTGAAGAATTGGTGAAGGATGCTGAAAGACAGAAATCCCGACAGTTTTTCTCATCTTTAATGCCGGCTATGGGAGTATTATTGGCTACCTTGGGATTAGGTGTGGGTTTGGGTTGGGGCGTGGCCAAAAGCCTTCAAAATGCTCCCCAAAGTTCATCGGTATCGATGGTGGAGTTGCCCGGACAAAAGTAAATCAGAAATCAGATCCGCCAGCTTAAGTCTGGCACCCCCATTAGTAAACAGCTACACAGAGTTCTGTATCAATGGCGAGGTAATCGCTTCTCTCAAGCGTCTGGTTTGAATAAGAACGCTGTCGGTGACTTGGGCACGACACACACCCCCATCCTACAAAAAATGGTAGGGGGTTCAACTCAGTACAACCTGTAGATATGGTTATTAAATTGGCTTTTCAGTAAAAACACGGTTGACATCCTTCGCTTTTCCTTGGCCTTAGCCCTTAAT
Proteins encoded:
- a CDS encoding DUF6753 family protein; this translates as MVVNNGRVDNQESDFSDGLPGDTTPHSFNVEGLTREDLLKWFSPETIPASVEEFKQQILETAKSVGMDEDDPAFGQALAQMRLDLLIRLMPLIFDKVFFNWLEAVREVKEEQKEWLDEVKEEIMAYQEAGVMGMRSAIARAVEELVKDAERQKSRQFFSSLMPAMGVLLATLGLGVGLGWGVAKSLQNAPQSSSVSMVELPGQK